A region from the Candidatus Caldatribacterium sp. genome encodes:
- a CDS encoding cytidine deaminase: ATGYNGAPTGVAHCTEETCLRNVKNIPSGQMHELCRGLHAEQNVIIQAALYGVSTKGATLYCTHKPCILCVKMLINAGIVRIVYENPYPDPLSEELLKEAGIEVTVFSGGQSDAP, encoded by the coding sequence GCCACCGGCTACAACGGTGCCCCCACGGGAGTTGCCCACTGCACCGAAGAGACCTGCCTCCGGAACGTGAAGAACATCCCCTCCGGGCAGATGCACGAGCTCTGCCGGGGGCTCCATGCCGAGCAGAACGTCATCATCCAGGCGGCTCTCTACGGGGTGAGCACAAAAGGAGCCACGCTCTACTGCACTCATAAACCCTGCATCCTCTGCGTGAAGATGCTCATCAATGCCGGGATTGTCCGGATTGTCTACGAGAACCCCTATCCCGACCCCCTCTCAGAAGAACTCCTCAAAGAAGCAGGCATTGAGGTTACGGTATTCTCGGGAGGACAGAGCGATGCTCCGTGA
- a CDS encoding undecaprenyl/decaprenyl-phosphate alpha-N-acetylglucosaminyl 1-phosphate transferase produces the protein MLREALFFPFLAFLLSLGLVPLVIRFSERRGCFDLPDGERKIHDRPISRLGGLAVFGAFLLSFIFLAFALSLPLSPFFLLGVGVIFATGLLDDFLSLPPWEKFAGQCLGACFLLLGGVVIRFFTLPWSHVVYLGWFGYPLTLFWIVGISNALNLIDGLDGLSGGVGAIAGFTLGIIALQEGRVEPALFSFLLVGAVLGFLPYNFPPARIFLGDGGALFLGGMLAAISVQGAVKSAAAFTLVLPAIILGVPIFDTLFAIVRRKKNRLPISSPDRGHLHHRLLERGYSKREVLTIFYGLSGLCGGIAIFVNTFLANSTYSLLLFFLVVLFFLSLGRNLKVTELPKEKKPLVRH, from the coding sequence ATGCTCCGTGAAGCGCTCTTTTTCCCCTTCTTGGCTTTTCTTTTGTCCTTAGGGCTTGTGCCCCTTGTCATCCGCTTCAGCGAGCGCCGGGGGTGCTTTGATCTCCCCGATGGGGAACGTAAAATCCACGATCGGCCCATCTCGCGCCTTGGGGGGCTTGCGGTTTTTGGGGCTTTCCTTTTGAGTTTCATATTCCTTGCTTTCGCCCTCTCCCTTCCCCTTTCGCCCTTTTTCCTCCTTGGTGTGGGGGTGATTTTTGCCACCGGGCTTTTGGATGATTTCCTCTCCCTTCCGCCCTGGGAGAAGTTCGCCGGCCAGTGCCTTGGAGCTTGCTTCCTCCTTCTGGGGGGTGTGGTTATCCGCTTTTTCACCCTTCCCTGGAGCCACGTGGTGTACTTGGGGTGGTTTGGGTATCCTCTCACGCTTTTTTGGATTGTGGGGATTTCCAATGCCTTGAACCTCATCGATGGGCTTGACGGGCTTTCGGGGGGAGTGGGGGCCATCGCCGGCTTCACCTTGGGAATCATTGCCCTCCAGGAGGGAAGGGTTGAGCCGGCGCTTTTTTCCTTCCTCCTTGTGGGGGCTGTCCTTGGCTTTCTCCCCTACAACTTTCCTCCCGCAAGGATTTTCCTCGGGGATGGGGGAGCGCTCTTCCTTGGGGGGATGCTTGCGGCCATTTCCGTGCAGGGGGCGGTGAAGAGCGCCGCGGCGTTCACCCTCGTGCTTCCTGCCATTATCCTTGGCGTTCCGATTTTCGACACCCTCTTTGCCATCGTGCGCCGCAAAAAGAACCGTCTCCCCATCTCTTCTCCGGATCGGGGGCACCTCCACCACCGCCTCCTCGAGCGGGGGTACTCTAAACGCGAGGTGCTCACCATTTTCTACGGCCTCAGTGGTCTCTGTGGTGGAATAGCCATTTTCGTGAATACTTTTCTGGCGAATAGCACCTACTCCCTTCTTCTCTTTTTCCTTGTGGTTCTCTTCTTCTTAAGCCTTGGGAGGAACCTCAAAGTCACGGAACTTCCAAAGGAGAAAAAGCCCCTTGTCCGGCATTAG
- the wecB gene encoding UDP-N-acetylglucosamine 2-epimerase (non-hydrolyzing): MSVAFVLGTRPEIVKLAPLIRALERRKEFFPWVVHTGQHREMAASFFEVFRISPRYDLGVMVEGQSLFYLTSRILEGLEGVFTKDRPDLVVVQGDTTSALCGAMAAFYLKIPCAHVEAGLRSFSKYSPFPEEMNRVLIGRLADMHFAPTPRARENLLKEGIPKERIFVTGNTVVDALFGVLEAYPSFTHPLLREEACGGTIITVTAHRRENWGEGIEGVARAIRRIVLEREDVKVFFPLHPNPRVRERVLPVLSGVPRVFLLDSLPYPDFVRLLARSRVVVSDSGGVQEEATALGVPVVVTRDTTERPEVLECGLGVLSGCNEEAIVQEVRTLLEEGKERERKFVFGDGRAAERMIEVLAAFFGLPGTFEEFIPE; the protein is encoded by the coding sequence ATTAGTGTGGCTTTTGTTCTTGGAACAAGACCCGAGATTGTGAAGCTTGCTCCCCTCATTCGTGCCCTCGAGAGGAGAAAAGAATTCTTTCCCTGGGTTGTCCACACCGGGCAGCATCGGGAAATGGCGGCATCCTTTTTTGAGGTCTTTCGAATTTCCCCCCGGTACGATCTTGGAGTCATGGTGGAAGGACAGTCGCTCTTCTACCTCACCTCCCGAATCCTTGAGGGTCTTGAGGGAGTCTTTACGAAAGACCGTCCCGACCTTGTGGTTGTCCAGGGAGACACGACTTCGGCGCTCTGCGGAGCAATGGCGGCTTTCTACCTGAAGATCCCCTGCGCCCACGTGGAGGCGGGTCTTCGCTCCTTCAGTAAGTACAGTCCCTTTCCCGAAGAGATGAATCGGGTTCTCATTGGACGCCTCGCCGATATGCACTTTGCCCCCACACCACGGGCGCGGGAAAACCTCCTGAAGGAGGGAATTCCAAAGGAGCGCATTTTCGTCACCGGGAATACAGTCGTTGATGCCCTCTTTGGTGTCCTTGAGGCGTATCCCTCTTTCACTCACCCCCTCCTCAGGGAGGAGGCTTGTGGGGGAACCATCATCACGGTTACGGCGCACCGGCGGGAGAACTGGGGGGAAGGAATTGAAGGAGTTGCCCGGGCCATCCGGAGAATTGTCCTTGAGCGGGAGGACGTGAAGGTCTTCTTTCCTCTCCATCCGAATCCCCGGGTCCGGGAGAGGGTGCTACCGGTGCTCTCTGGTGTTCCCCGGGTGTTCCTTCTTGATTCCCTTCCGTATCCGGATTTCGTGCGCCTCCTTGCCCGAAGTCGGGTTGTGGTGAGCGATTCCGGAGGGGTTCAGGAGGAGGCGACGGCGTTGGGGGTTCCCGTCGTGGTTACAAGGGACACTACAGAACGTCCGGAGGTCCTCGAGTGCGGCCTTGGAGTGCTCTCCGGGTGCAACGAGGAGGCCATCGTTCAAGAGGTGAGGACCCTTCTGGAAGAGGGGAAAGAGAGGGAGAGGAAGTTCGTCTTCGGTGACGGAAGAGCGGCTGAACGCATGATTGAGGTGCTGGCCGCGTTCTTCGGTCTTCCTGGAACCTTTGAGGAATTCATCCCCGAGTAG
- the atpC gene encoding ATP synthase F1 subunit epsilon: protein MTLVIITPEREITIPEVRSLIFECPDGKRGVLPGHARALFELPIGVLYCRKENGEELYFALGGGVAEVTPEKVTVLVHSAEEAHEIDVARAQEAARRAEIRLREKAANVDFARAQMALLRSLARLRAAAHLSRESKKATRG from the coding sequence ATGACTCTTGTGATCATCACCCCTGAACGGGAAATAACCATCCCCGAGGTTCGCTCCCTCATCTTTGAATGCCCCGACGGGAAACGAGGAGTGCTTCCGGGACATGCTCGGGCTTTGTTTGAGCTCCCCATCGGAGTTTTGTACTGCCGAAAGGAAAACGGGGAGGAGCTCTACTTCGCCTTAGGGGGTGGGGTTGCGGAAGTCACTCCCGAGAAAGTGACGGTTCTCGTCCACAGCGCCGAAGAAGCTCACGAAATCGATGTGGCCCGGGCCCAGGAAGCAGCGCGACGGGCCGAGATCCGACTCAGGGAAAAAGCCGCAAATGTTGACTTTGCCCGTGCCCAGATGGCGCTTCTTCGGTCCCTTGCCCGTCTGCGGGCTGCTGCTCATCTTTCCCGAGAGTCCAAGAAAGCTACTCGGGGATGA